A stretch of Primulina tabacum isolate GXHZ01 chromosome 13, ASM2559414v2, whole genome shotgun sequence DNA encodes these proteins:
- the LOC142522131 gene encoding SCY1-like protein 2 B isoform X2 encodes MLSLLSTRLARSTLFLTYCPCLLELMMIPMPACKRKYSKRLSYLQNNWMFRMVKQVVLPRVHGLALKTTVAAVRVNALLCFSDMVHIVDKKSVLDILQTIHQCTAVDHSSPTLMCTLGVANSILKQFGIEFVAEYILPLLIPLLITQQLNVQQFAKYMLFVKDALRKIEEKRGVTLTDAGVSEVRTLPAFEGRPSGQMNKSASNIPSIPKRSSSWDEDWLPARVAPTAIQSITTTSKTQPSVQSQPVQVNSRYSRSSTSSIASTQEPPSSCPAVDVEWPPQSLSGVTIQLGDIEKLDVNKGASPNSTLDTIDPFANWPPRPSGTSSVLSSLNNGTTASTANDYGLSNSATTNGLSIQSASWASSLQSSSEFER; translated from the exons GCTAGCCAGGAGCACCTTATTTCTCACATATTGCCCATGCTTGTTAGAGCTTATGATGATACCGATGCCCGCTTGCAAGAGGAAGTACTCAAAAAGACTATCGTACTTGCAAAACAACTGGATGTTCAG GATGGTCAAGCAGGTTGTCTTGCCTCGTGTTCATGGCTTGGCACTTAAAACAACTGTTGCTGCG GTGAGAGTGAATGCTTTGTTATGCTTTAGCGACATGGTTCACATAGTGGATAAGAAATCTGTTTTAGATATCTTGCAGACTATCCATCAGTGTACTGCTGTTGATCATTCTTCTCCTACACTGATGTGTACTCTCGGGGTTGCAAACTCCATTTTGAAGCAG TTTGGCATTGAATTCGTGGCTGAGTATATTCTTCCATTGCTCATACCTCTTCTCATTACTCAGCAACTAAATGTTCAGCAGTTCGCAAAGTATATGCTTTTTGTGAAGGATGCACTGAG gaaaattgaagaaaagagaGGAGTAACTTTGACGGATGCTGGAGTTTCAGAAGTAAGAACATTGCCAGCATTTGAGGGGCGTCCATCAGGACAAATGAATAAATCTGCTTCCAATATCCCATCTATTCCTAAGCGCAGTTCATCATGGGATGAAGATTGGTTGCCTGCCAGAGTAGCTCCAACAGCCATACAATCTATAACCACGACATCAAAAACTCAACCTTCAGTACAAAGTCAGCCTGTTCAAGTTAACTCTAGATATTCCAGGTCTTCAACATCATCTATCGCCTCCACTCAGGAACCACCTTCTTCGTGTCCTGCAGTTGATGTTGAATGGCCTCCTCAATCTCTATCAGGTGTCACAATTCAATTAGGTGATATAGAAAAGCTAGATGTAAATAAAGGTGCATCACCAAATTCAACTTTGGATACAATTGATCCTTTTGCTAACTGGCCACCACGGCCTAGTGGCACTTCAAGTGTTTTAAGCTCTTTAAACAATGGCACCACAGCATCTACAGCTAACGATTATGGTCTCAGCAATAGTGCAACTACCAATGGTTTGAGCATACAATCTGCTTCTTGGGCGTCCAGCTTGCAATCTTCTTCCGAGTTTGAAAGATAG